GTACAGGACGACGTCGCCGACGGTGACGTCCAGCGGGAGACGCTGGCCGTCCTCGAAGCGACCCGGGCCCACGGCAAGGACGACGCCCTCCTGGGGCTTCTCCTTCGCGGTGTCCGGGATGACCAGGCCAGAGGCCGTGGTCTGCTCGGCGTCGAGCGGCTGGACCACAATGCGGTCCTCAAGCGGCTTGATGGCAACCTTGGAGCTGGTGGTCGTCACGATCCGACCTCCCCCTTCGGAGATCCGGGGTTAACTGTCTGAGGTGGCGACCAGGTCGATCCGTCGTCGCGGGTGCCGGATCTGCCTGTCGCTGTGTTGGCACTCACCAGGGGCGAGTGCCAGATGTGACACTATTCCGGCGATTA
This genomic window from Streptomyces sp. NBC_01351 contains:
- the groES gene encoding co-chaperone GroES, with the translated sequence MTTTSSKVAIKPLEDRIVVQPLDAEQTTASGLVIPDTAKEKPQEGVVLAVGPGRFEDGQRLPLDVTVGDVVLYSKYGGTEVKYNGEEYLVLSARDVLAIVEK